A window of the Solidesulfovibrio fructosivorans JJ] genome harbors these coding sequences:
- a CDS encoding catalase, whose product MPDKKIMTTGFGAPIGDDQNTATAGTRGPALMQDVHLLEKMAHFDRERIPERVVHAKGAGAYGYFEVTADVTRYTKAAFLSQVGKRTEVFARFSTVGGERGSADSARDPRGFALKFYTEEGNYDMVGNNTPVFFIRDPLKFPDFIHTQKRNPRTNLKDADMFWDFLSLTPESLHQVTVLFSDRGTPATYRNMNGYSSHTYKWYNAAGDYFWVKYHFKTDQGIRNLTRQESEHLAGASPDHATEDLFNAIASGNPPSWTLEMQIMTPEQAEDYRFDIFDVTKVWPHGDVPPIKIGKLVLDRNPVNYFAEVEQAAFNPSNLVPGIAASPDKMLQGRLFSYHDTHLHRLGPNYQLIPVNAPKAAKAQNYQRDGFMRVDDGGGSGPNYWPNSFGGPAPDAAALEPDYPVHGEAGRHAYAHPNDDHSQPGELYRKAMNDMDREHLVGNIVEHLKNAVPRIQKRQCALFYKADAEWGGRVATGLGLDLAEVQKLADMTKEERAAATAV is encoded by the coding sequence ATGCCCGACAAAAAGATCATGACCACCGGATTTGGAGCTCCCATCGGCGACGACCAGAATACCGCCACCGCCGGCACGCGCGGTCCGGCGCTCATGCAGGACGTGCATCTGTTGGAAAAAATGGCCCACTTCGACCGGGAGCGCATTCCCGAGCGGGTGGTCCACGCCAAGGGGGCCGGGGCCTACGGCTATTTCGAGGTCACGGCCGACGTGACCCGCTACACCAAGGCGGCTTTTCTCTCCCAGGTGGGCAAGCGCACCGAGGTCTTCGCCCGGTTCTCCACTGTGGGCGGCGAGCGCGGCTCGGCCGATTCGGCCCGCGATCCCCGGGGATTCGCGCTCAAGTTCTACACCGAGGAAGGCAATTACGACATGGTCGGCAACAACACGCCGGTCTTTTTCATCCGCGATCCGCTCAAATTCCCGGATTTCATCCACACCCAGAAGCGCAATCCCCGGACCAATCTGAAAGACGCCGACATGTTCTGGGATTTCCTGTCGCTCACCCCGGAATCTCTGCACCAGGTGACGGTCCTTTTCTCCGACCGGGGCACCCCGGCCACCTACCGCAACATGAACGGCTACAGCAGCCATACCTATAAATGGTACAACGCGGCCGGGGACTATTTCTGGGTGAAGTACCACTTCAAGACCGACCAGGGCATCAGGAACCTGACCCGCCAGGAGTCCGAACACCTTGCCGGCGCCAGTCCCGACCACGCCACCGAGGACCTTTTCAATGCCATCGCCTCGGGCAATCCGCCCTCCTGGACTCTGGAGATGCAGATCATGACCCCGGAGCAGGCCGAGGACTACCGCTTCGACATCTTCGACGTGACCAAGGTCTGGCCCCATGGCGACGTGCCGCCGATCAAGATCGGCAAGTTGGTGCTGGACAGAAATCCGGTCAACTACTTCGCCGAGGTGGAGCAGGCGGCATTCAACCCGAGCAACCTGGTGCCCGGCATCGCCGCCTCGCCGGACAAGATGTTGCAAGGCCGGCTTTTCTCCTACCACGACACCCACCTGCACCGGCTTGGCCCCAATTACCAGCTCATCCCGGTCAACGCGCCCAAGGCCGCCAAGGCGCAAAACTACCAGCGCGACGGCTTCATGCGCGTCGACGACGGCGGCGGTTCCGGCCCCAACTACTGGCCCAACAGCTTCGGCGGCCCGGCCCCGGATGCGGCCGCCCTGGAACCGGACTATCCCGTGCACGGCGAGGCCGGCCGGCACGCCTACGCCCATCCCAACGACGACCACAGCCAGCCCGGGGAGCTTTACCGCAAGGCCATGAACGACATGGACCGGGAGCACCTCGTCGGCAACATCGTGGAGCATCTCAAAAACGCCGTCCCGCGCATCCAGAAGCGCCAGTGCGCCCTTTTCTACAAGGCGGACGCCGAGTGGGGCGGGCGCGTGGCCACGGGGCTGGGGCTCGATCTGGCCGAAGTGCAAAAGCTCGCGGACATGACCAAGGAAGAACGCGCCGCCGCCACGGCGGTGTAA
- a CDS encoding Fur family transcriptional regulator, whose translation MTVDNTRLDAMVERLRCQGHRISPQRLEILRELAGSPDHPSAEALHRRLLARFPAMSLATVYKTIAALKQCGEILELQFSDRDNRYDAIRPTPHPHCICLECGAVTDPPAPDMERFVASLVASSGYAISSHRLDFFGLCPRCRKKRGI comes from the coding sequence ATGACCGTCGACAATACCCGCCTCGACGCCATGGTGGAGCGCCTGCGCTGCCAGGGTCACCGCATCTCCCCGCAACGTCTGGAAATCCTGCGCGAGCTGGCCGGCAGCCCCGACCATCCCTCGGCCGAGGCCCTGCACCGCCGGTTGCTTGCGAGGTTTCCGGCCATGAGCCTGGCCACGGTCTACAAGACCATTGCCGCCCTCAAGCAGTGCGGCGAGATTTTGGAGCTGCAATTCAGCGACCGGGACAACCGTTACGACGCCATCCGCCCCACGCCACACCCGCATTGCATCTGCCTGGAGTGCGGGGCCGTGACCGATCCGCCCGCCCCGGACATGGAGCGCTTCGTCGCTTCCCTGGTCGCATCCAGCGGCTACGCCATCAGTTCCCACCGCCTGGATTTTTTTGGCCTGTGCCCGCGCTGCCGTAAAAAACGCGGCATCTAA
- a CDS encoding DUF47 domain-containing protein: MLPRALRFLGPRRKDYLPGLCDHYRPVARGMALLAEALRHCLDASPDDAFAALVGEIDILEGAADKIKRRIRNHLPAAGLMVVDKTLFLDYTKRQDDILDAVLDAAVWLDRDDFVVPPPLRPALEDCVAEAARGVELLEPALAGTVDYILCGGGERDALKKAMQAVRDQHRRVIRAKRALVAAAYGTDMEFGRVYQVVRFVEYVYRASRKAENCADILRAMLAR; this comes from the coding sequence ATGCTGCCCCGCGCCCTGCGCTTTCTCGGTCCGCGCCGCAAGGATTACCTGCCGGGGCTGTGCGACCATTACCGGCCCGTGGCCAGGGGCATGGCGCTTTTGGCCGAGGCCCTGCGCCATTGCCTCGACGCCAGCCCGGACGACGCCTTTGCCGCCTTGGTCGGGGAGATCGACATCCTGGAGGGCGCCGCCGACAAGATCAAGCGGCGCATCCGCAACCACCTGCCGGCGGCCGGGCTCATGGTGGTCGATAAGACGCTTTTTCTCGACTACACCAAGCGGCAGGACGATATCCTGGACGCGGTCCTGGACGCCGCCGTCTGGCTCGACCGCGACGATTTCGTGGTGCCCCCGCCCCTTCGCCCGGCCCTGGAGGATTGCGTGGCCGAGGCGGCGCGCGGCGTGGAGCTGCTGGAGCCCGCCCTTGCCGGCACGGTGGACTATATCCTTTGCGGCGGGGGGGAGCGCGACGCGCTCAAGAAGGCCATGCAGGCCGTGCGCGACCAGCATCGGCGCGTGATCCGGGCCAAGCGCGCGCTTGTCGCCGCGGCCTACGGCACGGACATGGAGTTCGGCCGCGTCTACCAGGTGGTGCGTTTTGTGGAATACGTCTACCGGGCCAGCCGCAAGGCCGAAAACTGCGCCGACATCCTGCGCGCCATGCTCGCCCGCTAA
- a CDS encoding polysulfide reductase NrfD family protein, which yields MPDVMELVGVVPAPDWGALEPLALGMLTAGAAALILAALTLLWGRGERLARPFSLAALTAGLCGQSALFVSLEQPLRAYEFFLHPSTTSWTAAGAYIVPVFLLTALGLVWRTRRPRPANRTLAALALLPGIAVFTYATNEIMACVGRALWTSPVLPPLFVIAGLAGGLGLTACLAGGRDADPGVTRALAGSAALGAGACAALAIFLPAPAGFAGAVSLWWHAPDLLCLLALVAAVLGWKSAGRGLYVAGVAGLAADFLLFWKLIQLGQAFPRNAATVADKAAFLDLLSGPSLLALAGTAGLLLALGLLVPALLPEKTPPAPHGVRS from the coding sequence ATGCCTGATGTCATGGAACTTGTCGGCGTCGTGCCCGCTCCGGATTGGGGCGCCCTTGAACCGCTGGCCCTTGGCATGCTGACCGCCGGCGCGGCGGCCCTGATCCTGGCCGCCTTGACCCTGCTGTGGGGCCGGGGCGAACGGCTGGCCCGGCCGTTTTCCCTGGCGGCGCTCACCGCCGGCCTGTGCGGCCAGTCGGCCCTTTTCGTTTCGCTGGAACAACCGCTTCGGGCCTACGAATTCTTCCTCCACCCGTCCACGACCTCCTGGACCGCCGCCGGGGCCTACATCGTCCCGGTATTCCTGCTCACCGCGTTGGGCCTCGTTTGGCGCACGCGCCGGCCGCGCCCGGCCAACCGGACCCTGGCCGCCCTGGCGCTTTTGCCCGGCATCGCGGTCTTTACCTACGCCACCAACGAAATCATGGCCTGCGTCGGCCGGGCCTTGTGGACAAGCCCGGTGCTGCCGCCGCTTTTCGTCATCGCCGGGCTGGCCGGCGGCCTCGGCCTGACTGCCTGTCTGGCCGGCGGCAGGGACGCCGATCCCGGGGTCACCCGTGCCCTGGCCGGCTCTGCCGCCCTGGGAGCGGGCGCTTGCGCGGCCTTGGCCATTTTCCTGCCCGCGCCCGCCGGATTCGCCGGGGCCGTGAGCCTCTGGTGGCATGCCCCGGACCTGCTCTGTCTGCTGGCCCTGGTTGCGGCGGTCCTCGGCTGGAAAAGCGCCGGCCGCGGCCTGTACGTGGCCGGCGTGGCCGGGCTGGCCGCCGACTTCCTGCTCTTCTGGAAGCTCATCCAGCTCGGCCAGGCCTTCCCCCGCAACGCCGCCACCGTGGCCGACAAGGCCGCCTTCCTCGACCTGCTGTCCGGGCCGTCGCTCCTGGCCCTGGCCGGAACCGCCGGACTGCTTTTGGCCCTGGGGCTGCTCGTGCCCGCGCTTTTGCCCGAAAAAACGCCGCCCGCCCCCCACGGCGTCCGCTCATAA
- the dsrO gene encoding sulfate reduction electron transfer complex DsrMKJOP subunit DsrO: protein MDRRSFLKLLGLGGASVGIVAPGEAFAAGSGKGPRYAMVVDLRRCVGCQSCTVSCGLENRTPVGDFRTTVGEYVLRDAETKRSFVASLPRLCNHCEKPACIPVCPVKATYQRPDGIVVIDGTKCLGCGFCVQACPYGARFLNHETKTADKCTFCAHRLAAGLLPACVENCVGGARHFGDVNNPESLVGRLLREHDGALAVLYPEKKTEPSVYYLGLDPFFVSAADVAAPMPYRDLRQGGSHA, encoded by the coding sequence ATGGACAGGAGATCGTTTCTCAAACTGCTGGGGCTTGGCGGCGCGAGCGTCGGGATCGTGGCCCCGGGCGAAGCCTTCGCCGCCGGGAGCGGCAAGGGACCGCGCTACGCCATGGTCGTGGATCTGCGGCGTTGCGTGGGCTGCCAGTCGTGCACCGTGAGCTGCGGCCTGGAAAACCGCACCCCGGTCGGGGATTTCCGCACCACCGTGGGCGAGTACGTGCTGCGCGACGCCGAGACGAAGCGGTCGTTCGTCGCCTCGCTGCCGCGCCTGTGCAACCACTGCGAAAAGCCGGCCTGCATCCCGGTCTGCCCGGTGAAGGCCACCTACCAGCGTCCGGACGGCATCGTGGTCATCGACGGGACCAAGTGCCTGGGCTGCGGCTTTTGCGTCCAGGCCTGCCCCTACGGGGCGCGCTTTCTCAACCACGAGACCAAGACCGCCGACAAGTGCACCTTCTGCGCCCACCGCCTGGCCGCCGGGCTGCTGCCGGCCTGCGTGGAAAACTGCGTGGGCGGGGCGCGCCATTTCGGCGACGTCAACAATCCCGAAAGCCTCGTCGGCCGCCTGCTGCGCGAACACGACGGCGCGCTGGCCGTGCTCTATCCCGAGAAGAAAACCGAGCCTTCCGTCTATTACCTAGGCCTCGATCCCTTTTTCGTCAGCGCCGCCGATGTGGCCGCGCCCATGCCCTACCGCGATCTGCGCCAGGGAGGAAGCCATGCCTGA
- a CDS encoding sensor histidine kinase: MPAAVLVATGMATPPSDAEVPCAAALPPGRLGRRLFLYFAATLLALAVGVAMATIVPLLGRLTRSEQAGLAHVAETKALAIGEWYRRAEDLARQITSRTQIRDVLEDVYAGRVSREHFAAYAGPRLADAMKRSADVVGITRLSRDGEPVVSCGEAIPENAWRIPPEGSGKVLVSAPVMLSGKLCIVVGAPVTGRDGSRVATDLVAVDTAQLAGKILQPPGEDPAARLALALREKDAVRTFLVEPKPLPQALAPAMDKGLGQALAGRAGILAATDTVIAYTPVADTGWGLALSADSRLLYAPVRTELAAMLASTAGVYALCLLGFGVLLRPLTGRILLEARELSAMVADRTRRLTGELAARKEAEKALQEARDGLERRVAERTRRLAEANAELLALHERLEGEVEERKALSRELINLLEGVRLDISRDLHDHTGQLLTTLRLTLNAAARDLPGDAEACRDQLVAAGQKVDQVQTEIKALARGLRPDTLDYFGLVPSLAALIDEQQAASELAFHFFHNEIPADFDRDKALALYRIAQEALSNTIRHAKAANVHLSLVRREDRITLSVEDDGAGFDPAARPATSLGLTLMRERMVQLGGTLLVESAPGEGTHIVAEVAL, from the coding sequence TTGCCCGCCGCAGTGCTGGTAGCTACCGGCATGGCCACTCCTCCCTCCGATGCCGAAGTCCCCTGCGCCGCGGCGCTGCCGCCGGGACGCCTGGGCCGCCGGCTGTTTCTTTATTTTGCGGCCACGCTCCTGGCCCTGGCCGTGGGGGTGGCCATGGCCACCATCGTTCCCCTGCTCGGCCGCCTCACCCGATCCGAACAGGCCGGGCTGGCCCATGTGGCCGAAACCAAGGCCCTGGCCATCGGCGAATGGTATCGCCGGGCCGAGGACCTGGCGCGGCAGATCACCAGCCGCACCCAGATCCGCGACGTCCTGGAGGACGTCTACGCCGGGCGCGTCTCCCGGGAACATTTCGCGGCCTACGCCGGGCCGCGGCTCGCCGACGCCATGAAGCGCTCGGCCGACGTAGTCGGCATCACCCGCCTGTCCAGGGACGGCGAGCCTGTCGTCTCCTGCGGCGAGGCGATCCCGGAAAACGCCTGGCGCATTCCGCCGGAAGGCTCCGGCAAGGTGCTGGTCTCCGCGCCCGTCATGCTTTCGGGAAAGCTCTGCATCGTTGTCGGCGCGCCCGTCACCGGCCGCGACGGCAGCCGCGTGGCCACCGACCTCGTGGCCGTGGACACGGCCCAGCTCGCCGGAAAGATCCTGCAGCCGCCGGGCGAAGACCCGGCCGCCCGGCTCGCCCTGGCCCTGCGGGAAAAGGACGCGGTCCGCACCTTCCTTGTCGAACCGAAGCCCCTGCCCCAAGCCCTGGCCCCGGCCATGGACAAGGGACTGGGGCAGGCGCTTGCCGGCCGCGCCGGCATCCTGGCCGCGACCGACACCGTCATCGCCTACACGCCGGTGGCCGACACCGGCTGGGGACTGGCCCTTTCCGCCGACAGCCGCCTGCTCTACGCCCCGGTCCGGACCGAACTGGCCGCCATGCTCGCCTCCACGGCCGGCGTCTACGCGCTGTGCCTGCTCGGCTTCGGCGTCCTGCTGCGGCCGCTGACCGGACGCATCCTGCTCGAGGCCAGGGAGCTTTCCGCCATGGTCGCGGACCGGACCCGCCGGCTGACCGGGGAACTTGCGGCCCGCAAAGAGGCGGAAAAGGCCTTGCAGGAGGCCCGCGACGGCCTGGAGCGCCGCGTGGCCGAACGCACCCGCCGGCTGGCCGAGGCCAATGCGGAACTGCTTGCCCTGCACGAGCGCCTGGAAGGCGAGGTCGAGGAGCGAAAGGCCCTGTCCAGGGAACTCATCAACCTGCTCGAAGGGGTGCGCCTGGACATCTCGCGCGACCTGCACGACCACACCGGGCAGCTCCTCACCACCCTGCGCCTGACCCTCAACGCCGCCGCGCGCGACCTGCCCGGGGACGCCGAGGCCTGTCGCGACCAGCTCGTCGCGGCCGGGCAAAAGGTGGACCAGGTGCAGACCGAGATCAAAGCCCTGGCCCGGGGGCTGCGGCCCGATACCCTGGACTATTTCGGCCTTGTCCCCTCACTCGCCGCCCTCATCGACGAACAGCAGGCCGCAAGTGAGCTGGCCTTCCATTTTTTCCACAACGAGATCCCGGCCGATTTCGACCGGGACAAGGCCCTGGCCCTCTACCGCATCGCCCAGGAAGCCCTGTCCAACACCATCCGCCACGCGAAAGCCGCCAACGTGCACCTAAGCCTCGTGCGGCGCGAGGACCGCATCACCCTGTCCGTGGAGGACGACGGCGCGGGCTTCGATCCGGCGGCGCGGCCTGCCACGAGCCTGGGGCTTACGCTCATGCGCGAGCGCATGGTCCAGCTCGGCGGCACGCTGCTGGTGGAATCGGCCCCGGGCGAGGGCACGCACATCGTCGCGGAAGTCGCGCTCTGA
- a CDS encoding molybdopterin dinucleotide binding domain-containing protein: MMDQSSLPQNGTPPDQGKRDLLKKGAVVAGLGLFAAASAGAAVKVVSGLVTGSAGEALADPVNKNSLPPEYRVDAAGQVHETKGQRVAFNQCWGCTTFCGVRLHIDEATDAVTRVAGNPYNPLAHEHHFAMDTPVEETLRRLSADKGQGHDKRSTTCGRGAAMLDASKNPFRITRCLKRAGKRGEGKWKTIPFEQLVAEVVDGGDLFGEGHVDGLRAIREAKGPANPAMPEFGPQSNRLLLTYAVDDGRETFFYKRFGMQAFGTKNFGKHGAYCGLSFRIGSGLFMDDLKKNTHIKPDFENCEFAIFWGTAPSQAGNPFNRSGRMLAAGRSDGKLHYAVVDPVLRMPMASASRDRCQWVPILPGMDSALAMGMMRWIFDNERFDKGFLSRPTLAAAKAAGEAGFCNATHLVRLSGPGAGHILMASDMGLAAPAPAVKDAGKPAAEAAKPGDAPMVMGSGGKPVPAGGCPEAALFYRGEVRLPDGSTATVATALTLLREEAMGRSLEEYATYCGVPVETMTQLARELTAHGKRAAVDVHGGMMSTSGGNATFTVLTLNTLIGNINAKGGIATTAGSFHAGPALKGPRYDLENFPGEIQAKGFPAIRCRAPYQKSTEFKQKSAAGKNPYPSEQPWYPLTPPNMPGEHLLSHANGSPFTYKCWINWTGNVIYGHGGLKHAVDKHLRDPADLPLIIGIDTFHNETNAYADYLVPDPCMYEVWGGFSGAWAGVLTKMSTARWPAIEPRQEKSAAGEPVCMELFLIEVAKRLGLPGFGDKAIPGRDGTLHPLNTPQDYYLRLTANVAWFKGDVLPSPSDRDVALSGIARILPDIARVLPPEERGPVAYVYSRGGRFAPYGASYAGDAVKAKWEKALQIYNEEAALAINSQTGRHYSGTPRFLPPRLTDGRELRAVWTEKDYPLLMTSFKSSLINSYAVISDRLLAVKPINMVMVHTEDAKRLGVSRGDLVRMVSPAGSAAARVVVGDVVMPGVVAVEHGFGHTALGAADVEVDGKLIRADRRAAAGFSLNDLTPPDPTRKGASTLLEHEYGCSARQGIPIRLEKV; the protein is encoded by the coding sequence ATGATGGACCAATCTTCCCTGCCGCAAAACGGCACGCCCCCGGATCAGGGCAAACGCGACCTGCTCAAAAAAGGCGCGGTGGTCGCCGGGCTCGGACTTTTCGCCGCCGCCTCGGCCGGCGCGGCCGTCAAAGTCGTCAGCGGCCTTGTGACCGGCTCCGCCGGCGAGGCCCTGGCCGACCCCGTCAACAAGAACTCCCTGCCCCCGGAATATCGTGTCGACGCCGCCGGACAGGTACACGAAACCAAAGGCCAGCGCGTGGCCTTCAACCAGTGCTGGGGCTGCACCACCTTTTGCGGCGTGCGGCTGCATATCGACGAGGCGACGGACGCCGTGACCCGGGTGGCCGGCAATCCCTACAACCCGCTGGCCCACGAGCATCATTTCGCCATGGACACCCCGGTGGAGGAAACCCTGCGCCGGCTCTCGGCCGACAAGGGGCAAGGCCACGACAAGCGCTCCACCACCTGCGGCCGGGGCGCGGCCATGCTCGACGCCTCGAAAAACCCCTTCCGCATCACCCGCTGCCTTAAACGCGCGGGCAAACGCGGCGAAGGCAAATGGAAAACCATTCCCTTCGAACAGCTCGTGGCCGAGGTGGTGGACGGCGGCGACCTCTTCGGCGAGGGGCACGTGGACGGCCTGCGGGCCATCCGCGAGGCCAAGGGCCCGGCCAACCCGGCCATGCCGGAATTCGGCCCCCAGTCCAACCGCCTGCTTTTGACCTATGCCGTGGACGACGGCCGGGAGACGTTTTTCTACAAGCGCTTCGGCATGCAGGCCTTTGGCACGAAAAACTTCGGCAAGCACGGGGCCTACTGCGGCCTGTCCTTTCGCATCGGCTCCGGGCTTTTCATGGACGACCTCAAGAAGAACACCCACATCAAGCCGGATTTCGAAAACTGCGAATTCGCCATTTTCTGGGGCACGGCCCCGTCCCAGGCCGGCAATCCGTTCAACCGCTCGGGCCGGATGCTGGCCGCCGGGCGCAGCGACGGCAAGCTGCACTACGCCGTGGTGGACCCGGTGCTGCGTATGCCCATGGCCAGCGCGTCGCGTGACCGGTGCCAGTGGGTGCCCATCCTGCCAGGCATGGACTCGGCCCTGGCCATGGGCATGATGCGCTGGATTTTCGACAACGAACGCTTCGACAAGGGCTTTTTGTCCCGGCCCACCCTGGCTGCCGCCAAGGCCGCCGGCGAAGCCGGCTTTTGCAACGCCACGCATCTGGTCCGGCTTTCCGGCCCGGGCGCGGGCCATATCCTCATGGCCTCGGACATGGGCCTGGCCGCCCCTGCCCCGGCCGTTAAGGACGCCGGCAAGCCCGCCGCCGAGGCCGCCAAACCCGGGGACGCGCCCATGGTCATGGGCAGCGGCGGCAAGCCGGTCCCGGCCGGCGGCTGCCCCGAGGCGGCGCTTTTCTACCGGGGCGAGGTCAGGCTGCCGGACGGCTCGACCGCCACCGTGGCCACGGCGCTGACGCTTTTGCGCGAGGAAGCGATGGGGCGCAGCCTGGAAGAGTACGCCACATACTGCGGCGTGCCGGTGGAGACCATGACGCAGCTGGCCCGGGAACTGACCGCCCACGGCAAGCGGGCCGCCGTGGACGTGCACGGCGGCATGATGAGCACCTCCGGCGGCAACGCCACGTTCACCGTGCTCACCCTCAATACGTTGATCGGCAACATCAATGCCAAGGGCGGCATCGCCACCACGGCCGGCTCGTTTCATGCCGGCCCGGCCCTCAAAGGCCCGCGCTACGACCTGGAGAACTTCCCCGGCGAAATCCAGGCCAAAGGCTTCCCGGCCATCCGCTGCCGGGCTCCGTACCAGAAATCGACGGAATTCAAGCAGAAATCCGCCGCCGGCAAGAATCCCTATCCGTCGGAGCAGCCCTGGTATCCGCTGACCCCGCCCAACATGCCCGGCGAACATCTGCTCTCCCACGCCAACGGCTCGCCGTTTACCTACAAATGCTGGATCAACTGGACCGGCAACGTCATCTACGGCCACGGCGGGCTCAAACACGCCGTGGACAAGCATCTGCGCGATCCGGCCGACCTGCCGCTCATCATCGGCATCGACACCTTTCACAACGAGACCAACGCCTACGCCGATTATCTCGTGCCCGACCCGTGCATGTACGAAGTCTGGGGCGGCTTCTCCGGGGCCTGGGCCGGGGTGTTAACCAAGATGTCAACAGCCCGTTGGCCGGCCATCGAACCGCGCCAGGAAAAAAGCGCCGCCGGCGAGCCGGTGTGCATGGAGCTTTTCCTCATCGAGGTGGCCAAGCGCCTGGGCCTGCCGGGTTTCGGCGACAAAGCCATTCCCGGCCGGGACGGCACCCTCCACCCCCTCAACACGCCCCAGGACTACTACCTGCGCCTGACGGCCAATGTGGCCTGGTTCAAAGGAGACGTGCTGCCGAGCCCCAGCGACCGGGACGTGGCGCTTTCGGGCATCGCCCGCATCCTGCCGGACATTGCCAGGGTGCTGCCGCCCGAGGAGCGCGGCCCGGTGGCCTACGTCTACAGCCGGGGCGGCCGGTTCGCCCCCTACGGCGCGAGCTACGCCGGGGACGCGGTCAAGGCGAAGTGGGAAAAGGCGCTCCAAATCTATAACGAGGAAGCGGCCCTGGCGATCAACTCCCAGACCGGCAGGCACTATAGCGGCACGCCCCGCTTCCTGCCGCCGCGTCTCACCGACGGCCGGGAACTGCGCGCGGTCTGGACCGAGAAGGACTACCCGCTGCTCATGACGTCCTTCAAATCGAGCCTCATCAACTCCTACGCCGTCATCTCCGACCGGCTGCTGGCCGTCAAACCCATCAACATGGTCATGGTCCACACCGAAGACGCCAAGCGCCTGGGCGTTTCCCGGGGCGACCTGGTGCGCATGGTGAGTCCGGCCGGCAGCGCCGCAGCACGGGTGGTGGTCGGGGACGTGGTCATGCCGGGCGTCGTCGCCGTGGAACACGGCTTCGGCCATACGGCGCTCGGGGCCGCCGACGTGGAAGTGGACGGCAAGCTGATCCGGGCCGACCGCCGCGCCGCCGCCGGCTTCTCCCTCAACGACCTGACGCCGCCGGACCCCACCCGCAAGGGCGCGTCCACCCTGCTCGAGCATGAATACGGCTGTTCCGCCCGGCAAGGCATCCCCATACGGTTGGAAAAGGTCTGA
- a CDS encoding response regulator, producing the protein MHSHRLLLVDDHQVVIEGIKGLFADHADIVIAGEATSGEQAVELASKLHPDVVIMDISMPGLNGVEATIAIRQAEPTADIIIYTMHSDQRFILELFKAGISGHVLKADDPALLVRAVETVCAGGTFFTTVTPQQLSRQFQGETAGDDEARLALLSRREMEVFRLLADGLALKRIAATLCISPKTVETHKYNIMEKLAAETPADLTKIALRHGLIKP; encoded by the coding sequence ATGCACAGCCATCGACTCCTGCTCGTGGACGACCATCAGGTGGTCATCGAAGGCATCAAGGGACTTTTCGCCGACCACGCCGACATCGTGATCGCCGGCGAAGCCACTTCCGGCGAACAGGCCGTGGAGCTGGCAAGCAAACTCCACCCGGACGTGGTCATCATGGACATCTCCATGCCGGGCCTAAACGGCGTGGAAGCCACCATCGCCATCCGGCAGGCCGAACCCACGGCGGACATCATCATCTACACCATGCACTCCGACCAGCGCTTCATTCTGGAGCTCTTTAAGGCCGGCATCTCCGGCCACGTGCTCAAGGCCGACGACCCGGCGCTGCTGGTGCGGGCCGTGGAAACGGTCTGCGCCGGAGGCACCTTCTTCACCACGGTCACGCCCCAGCAGCTCTCCCGCCAGTTCCAGGGCGAGACGGCCGGGGACGACGAGGCGCGCCTCGCCCTTCTCAGCCGCCGCGAAATGGAGGTCTTCCGCCTGCTCGCCGACGGCCTGGCCCTCAAGCGCATCGCCGCCACGCTGTGCATCAGCCCCAAGACCGTGGAGACCCACAAGTACAACATCATGGAAAAGCTTGCCGCCGAGACCCCGGCCGACCTGACCAAGATCGCCCTGCGCCATGGGCTGATAAAGCCCTAG